The window GTGTTCTAATATCGTTGCGGTGAGTAAGATGACGGCTGCATAGAATACGGGGGTGGTTCGGATCCCATTGTGGACCCGGGATGGGCACCGCTGCCCTGTAGGGGTGGAGCTGACACTAACGCCATCTGGGTCGTCTGCATCGGGTAGGACTGTGGTGGCCCATAGGTCAGGTTAGACGATGTCACTACGGCTGCTTGTACAATCGCTGAAAGAGCAAATCCATAGTCACACACACGAAATTTTGATTactatttttttcagatttaaaaCTAATATCGAAAAAAAGAACTGataatgtttgtaaaatgtcaatgaacAAATGGAAATTTTGCTATGGTTTGTACTCAGTCATTCAAACTTAGTCCTATTATAACTAGTTGGTATGAGTTTAAATCATTATAAGCTCAGATTGATCTACTGGATAGTATATTACTCACTTGCGTTTCCGAGCACTTGTCCACTGGTGCCTGAAGATCTGCGCACGCAGTATACACAACAGACGACGATCGACACGACGATTGCGACTAAGACCAATGAGCCTGCCAAGGACCCAGCAATCAGGCCTGCTGAAAATATATCGTGGTCGCTGTTATTTAAACCTGTATTAAATAGCCGTTTGACGCCAGAAAATGACCGACAATAACAATACGTTAGATAGCTTTTAACAATTTGTTAGAGAGCTTTTTAAAAAGTAGTCGGCGTGACAATTTCGCGCCAATTTTGTAGCAGTTATGAAATGCCGTTTGAAAGGGAGGTCGCATACTTTTCTATTAAGAATGCTTATATGCTATTGCAAAACATTTCCACATTATTCGAATATCGCAACTCTGTAGACTAATTGAGCATTCAGTGAATGTCGGAAACAAAATAGTCACACATCTGAATGAATGTATTTTTAACAGTAAGGTTAGAAGTACAAATGTTGTTGGTTTCCAGTTACAAGATCATCCCTTATGTTTTCGGCCGATCATCAACTTTGTTGCATTCGTAGGCTAACTTTTGTCAATATTTACTTTGTGTTTTGTTTAATCATATTCAGTAAATAAACTTGTATACTTTTGCAATCTTCGCTACCATGGATCTCACTCGCTAGATCagattttaataaacaaattgtaaaaaaaaataatgttaaattgaGAACTTCGGTAATGTACGTtacaataaatgtaaaaaaaattcttttccTTATAGAGTAAGACACATAGAAAACAGTTCAAGCTATTTCAAGCACATTTACTTATTCATATACATAATTAGCATGCTTAATTTATTAATTCACATACccaatatttatattcattattgATTTTGTAATGAATTATAAATGCACAATTATTTGCCTTGATCTCTTTAGGTCCACAATATGATGTAATCCAATACTTTGTAATGAGATTAAAAATATATGATAAATTGTAACACAATTATGAAATATACCAACAAGTGGTATATTCATTATTCACATCTTTCATTTGAAGTTACATTCAGAGGCGTACAATGCACACAACATTGTACTTTTGTAACAAGAAAACCTTAACAGGAGAAtgttacataaattaaaattgatttttggGCTGCGGATTCAAACACTTTTGgtactttttttgtttaaaaaaaatgtttataattatagttttttttctttcttaacgAGTGTAGCAGTCAAATATTACTATACATATTCATATATGAATGACACTATACATTGTGTTTATACGTcttttgaagaaaataaaatacTGACCGTATGTATGGCCCTTAACAGCAACCGATCGAAGTCATTTAAATTCTGGACAATATATGCATCATCTTACATTGTACAGTACCAACAAAAAGGATCTTGACACTGGCTTCCGCTAAAAAAAAACGCTCTGTACAACGCAATACTGTTTAAGCATACCAACCAAACCTAAGGCGGTTCAGTCACTCAAACATGAAATgtacataatataaaaacatatatactaAAACTTTGCAAAACACCCAAGTTAAATGCACTTGAAATTTAGATATACCTGAAGCATCATGTTATTTACGGGTCCACAACAGTACTCACGTTTGTTCGCAACATATTGAGTATCCATCGCTCCCATCGCAGCAACCCCACCTGCAGACTTCCCAATTCAATATGCCTGTGTAGCAATATTCACTAGCGGTGACctctaaaatattaatatttttacacCAGTCTTTGAGAAACttttactgttgtttatttgcATTCACGATAAACGACCTGATCGTTGGTGCTTTATTGAACTACTTCAATACTTACTTTtataaattttttatataaaaatttggTGTGTTTGGATTAAAATGTAATAACAGCTTACTGGTTTAAGACCCCATTCTTTGCATTTACCCATCAAGTAAATGACAACAGCTTTAATAATGTCATTTGAAAGTTTGTATGTTTTATACTGTATTGTATGTCATAGTTATTGGCTACACGTCAGTGAAAAACGTACAAATCCAAACCTGACATCAACCAACGGTAACCGCTTTTAAGCACCAACGGTATAATCAATCATGTGATGATACTTCATACAATATCTGATTTTGGAACTGTACCCCGAATTTTGTTTCTTACAAAAATATAGGTACATACGACCTATtgacttaaatatatatatatatatatatatatatatatatatatatatatatatatatatatatatatatatatatatgtatatatatataacataattttccGTAAAAGGAGGGAATGTATAGACGAAGGGGGGCAATTTTCACAGACAACACTGGTTAAAATGAGTCAGCGTACACTGAACAGAGTGAACTAGTTATGAGATCCAAACTTTACGAATTAGTGTACGTGAATCTGTTAAGGTTGACATTTTAATGATGATCATCATGTTGTGTCAGATCAATGGGAAAGGAATACACTTGACGCAACAAGGGGTAAGAAAAGTACACTTTACAACATTAAGACAACATATTAGTGCctattgtcattaaatgttacACTCAAAACGCGCCCATATATTGTTATTGGTTCGGGCTACAACAAACTATGCTAGATAAATACTATTTGTTAAGtatacttaatgcatgtgtgttatatAGATCGCGATTGCCACCTCAATATTCTTCTCCACATGTTCACCCTCTCATTTCTCAATAATCATTAACTACCCCATTGTGTAGGCAAATTACTATCGGAACAAACAACAATcacaataagattttttttataggtGTTTAACTGTAAAAGGTACATTTGTGTCGtatttacacaattatataatacatgcatttttTTGCGGCCCATAAATGTGATAATTTACTAATTCATTTACGTTTGAGCTGAGTTCAAATAATGCTTCTGACACCAAATAAACTCTATCTAATATTCACCAGAGCATTAGAATAACAACGTTTTGCAGCACAATAAAATTGAGCATAAGAACGTAAGTCTTTAAGagactaaaatatgtttttttctgttcACAAAAATTCTGAGCATGCTACTTTATTAGTAtgtaaataaatcttaacaaagAGTGTATAATCATAAGGAACACTCAGAGCAGTTGCCCGAGACAATTATAGTTCTGTAAATTATGCATTGTGTGTTTCAACGTAAttgcttgttgtttatttacCATATTTGTAATTAAATACAATGGCACTtgcttgtttttcttttctttgaaaAAGTTTGGGTggatttatttttacttaaattgaaAACACTTGCTTTTTATTGTGCGTTCAACAATTAACATTACGTTAGATGGAAGATTTGGCGATCATCATCTATATACTAATATAAATATAACTTCTATCACGAGAAAATAATTTTTTAGGTTTGATGTGACTGTGAGTTTTGTCGTTGCTGCGATCAATTCGAGTTTGTTAAATGGGCGATTAATTGTATTTCCCAACTGATCGTCATTATGCAATTGGGATGAATCATTCATTTTTGACAGTTGTATTTTGCGAATTTCTTTTTGTAAATAGCGCTTTGTGATTTCATATTTAAGGCATGCGATTTGCGTGTATATATTTGTCATAGTACCATTGCTAATTCGTAATTCAAccaaaaaatgcaaataacaaaccacaataaacaaacatcaaacataaTTTCGCAACGACGTTCTCTACGTATATGGATCGTATGAACAACTTTGACAATAATAGCAGTGTTCTGACTATCATACAGAACAAACATGCAAATGTATAAAAGTCATGTTTTATGCGATTGAACAACTCATTATGGACTTTTAGTCTCATGATTCCAGTTATTTATCAATGTTTATCTATGAAAACCAAGGTCGATTGTAAATAATTCCCACTGTAAACTCCTgacctattattattattattatgttatttataaacattatatctgtttaaagtgatattattggcatcgCGCTCATGCCCGTTTCTAGTTGCACGAATAAATCTTCAAGTGTAGCCCTATGTCCGTCTCTTGCTGCAAATAACTTCTGTAGGTTCATTTGTGTGTTCATGGCACTAAAATGTGCGCTAAGAATGAATgatcacggcaccaaaatgtgcGCTAAGAATGAATgatcacggcaccaaaatgtgcGATCGTAATAGAAAACTACGCGTTATGTAGGTTCGTACATTTATCTGACTTTTCAAAATGTAACGTACAATAACGAGTATATAAATATGACGTCAAATAAAACGTGAACGATTGCAGCGACCTCGTGTGTGCGACGACGCGCGAAAATcctaacagtagtagtaggagtagtagtagtagtagtagtagtagtactagtagtagtagtagtagtagtagtagtagtagtagtagtagtagtagtagcagtagtagaagtagtagtagtagtagtagtagtagtagtagtagtagtagtagtagtagtagtagtagtagtagtagtagtagtagtagtagtagtagtagtagtagtagtagtagtagtagtagtagtagtagtagtagtagtagtagtagtagtagtagtagtagtagtagtcgtagtagtagtagtagtagtagtagtagtagtagtagtagtagtagtagtagtagtagtagtagtagtagtagtagtagtagtagtagtagtcgtagtagtagtagtagtagtagtagtagtagtagtagtagtagtagtagtagtagtagtagtacttggcACAAACGACTTGTACTAAGATTAAGCAAGGAGTTAGCCTGGCACAAACGACTTATTCTAGGATTAAGCATGGAGTTTGACTGGCAAAAACGACTTGTACTAAGATTTAGCCTGGAGTTAGCCTGGCACAAACGACTTGTGCCAAGATTTAGCCGAGAGTAAGCTTAGCACAACCGACTTGTACAAAGATTAAGCAAGGAATTAGTCTGGCACAAACGAATTGTTCTAAGATTTATCATGGAGTTTGACTGGCAAAAACGACTTGTACTAAGATTTAGCCTGAAGTTAGCCTGGCACAAACGACTTGTTCTAAGATTTAACCTGGAGTTAGCTTGGAACAAACGACTTGTACTAAGATTTAGCCTGGAGCTAGCCTGGCACAAACGACTTGTACCAAGATTTAGCCTGGAGTACGCTTAGCACAAACTACTTGTACTAAGATTTAGCCTGGAGCTAGCCTGGCACAAACGACTTGTACCAAGATTTAGCCTGGAGTAAGCTTGGTACAAACTACTTGTACTAAGATTCAGCCTTGAGTAAGCTTG is drawn from Dreissena polymorpha isolate Duluth1 unplaced genomic scaffold, UMN_Dpol_1.0 chrUn024, whole genome shotgun sequence and contains these coding sequences:
- the LOC127863654 gene encoding uncharacterized protein LOC127863654; translation: MGAMDTQYVANKPGLIAGSLAGSLVLVAIVVSIVVCCVYCVRRSSGTSGQVLGNATIVQAAVVTSSNLTYGPPQSYPMQTTQMALVSAPPLQGSGAHPGSTMGSEPPPYSMQPSSYSPQRY